The genomic DNA GGCGAGGCGATCCGGGTCGGGGTCATGGATCAACAGATGGTGATGGAACGGACGAAGGGCGGGAAACTGGCCTTGGAAGATGTGAAGGGATATTCCATGACCAGGCAGAAGATCATTAATGCCGATGAACAAGAACTTAAAGATTTGGACCAGTCTTTACAAGATCCGAACGCCAAACTCACCGACCAGGCGAGACAAGAAAAAGAAGAGCAGTTGCGGAGTAAGATGGAAGCGTATCAGCGGCGCCTGCAAGAATTTAATCGTGAAGTTCAACAAAAGCAGCGCGAGATGGTGGCGGAATATGCGCAAAAGATCGCGACCGCCGCGAAGGTCGTGGCTCAGAAGGAGGGATATACGGCCATCCTCGATAAAGGCAATGAGGCCCTCATCCGCATCGTGCTCTATCATCAGCCGGCGTTGGACGTGACGGACTCCGTCATCAAGGAATTCGATCGGCAGAATCCTTAAACCGTAGAACTCTCAGGGAGAGAGAGGAGGCAGAGCCAATGGCATCGGTCGAGCAGGCTGAGATTCAGGCGTTACTTCCCCACCGGTATCCCTTCTTGCTGGTGGATCGGATTAAAGAGTTTGAACCGCATAAGAAAATCGTCGGGTTCAAAAACGTGACGGTGAATGAGCCGTTCTTTCAAGGGCATTTCCCCGGACGCCCTGTGATGCCTGGGGTGCTGATTATCGAGGCCATGGCGCAGGCAGGCGGCGTCCTGGTCTTCAAGTCGGGGGGATCGGTCGGAAAAACCGTCATGTACTTGACCGGTATCGACGAGGCGAAATTTCGACGACCGGTCGTGCCGGGCGATCAGCTCCGTTTTGAGATCGAAGTGCTGAAGAAGCGTCCACCGTTCTGGAAGATGCAAGGGAAGGCATACGTCGACAATGAGGTTGTCTGTGAAGCCGTGGTGACGGCGATGGTAATGGAAGAGAAGGCAGGTCAATAGTCATGTGTCAATCGATTATTGCAATGACCATTGACGATTGACGCTTTTTTATGGGGGCATGCGTGAAGATACATCCTACAGCGATCGTTCATCCCAAGGCGAGCCTTGATGGTGATGTCGAGATCGGACCATTTTGTGTGATCGGGGAGCATGTCGCGATCGGAAAGGGCAGCCGATTGCTCTCCCATGTAACTATCGATGGGTGGACGGAAATCGGGGAACGGAACGAAATGCACCCGTTTGCCTCAATAGGAGGACCTCCGCAACACCTTGGATATAAAGGTGAGCCGACCAAGGTCATCATCGGCCATGACAACACCATCCGGGAGTATGTCACGATCAACCGGGGAACCGTCCAGGGGGGCGGAGTGACCTCTCTTGGGTCGAAGGGCATTCTGATGGCCTACGTGCATGTGGCGCATGATTGCCGGCTCGGCGACCACATTATTATGGCCAATGCGGCAAGCCTTGCCGGACACATCACCATCGGTGATCATGCCGTGATCGGAGGATTAACCGGTATCCTTCAGTTTGTGCGTATCGGAGACTACGTGATGGTCGGCGGTTGTTGCGCCATCGGTCAGGATATTCCTCCCTTTACGTTCGCCGCCGGCGGGTACCGAGCCCATCTGTACGGTCTTAATTCGGTCGGCCTGCAGCGCCACGGGTTTTCGGCTGATCGCATCGCCTTGCTGAAAAAGGCCTTTGATCTGCTTTTCCGATCGGGCCATCGGACAGCCGAGGCGATTCGACTTGCCAAAAAAGAGTTTAAGGGACAGGCCGATGTGGCCAAGATTCTCACGTTTATGGAGGGCACCAAGCGTGGGATCTCGCGGGCTGTCAGTCTTGATTTGGAGCGCGAGTTCGACCAACAAATGTGATGTCAGCCGCTATGCACCTCACCATGCCGATACCCGACGGCCGAATCGGGGTCATCGCCGGGAATGGACGATTTCCGATCATCTTCGCGGATAATGCCCGCAAGATGGGCCTCCAGGTGTTCGCGGTGGCTCACGAGGGCGAAACCGAACCGGAGCTCGAACAGCATGTCGATCGGATCCATTGGGTCAAGATCGGCCAACTCAATAAACTGATCAACGCGTTCAAGTCCGACGGCGTCCGAAAAGTCGTCATGCTGGGAGGCATCAAGAAAACGCACGTCTATAGCCATGCACGTCCTGATTTTCGCGTGCTGGCACTGGCCACGAAATTGGTCCTCTGGAAGGATGATGATATCCTACGTGCGCTCGCTGCGGAACTCGAAAAGGATGGAATCACCATCTGTGAGTCGACGTTCGGCCTCGAAGGGATTTTGGTTGAGGAAGGGACGCTTACTTCCCGCCGACCTACTAAAAAAGAGTGGGTCGACATACGCTATGGCTGGGACGTGGCCAAAGAGACAGGGCGTCTCGACATCGGCCAGTGTGTCGTGATTAAAGACCGGGTCGTCGTGGCGGTCGAAGCGGTCGAAGGAACCGATGAAGCGATCAAGCGTGGAGGCGAATTGGCCAAGGATGGTGCCGTGGTGGTGAAGCGATGCAAGCCGCAGCAGGATCTCCGGTTTGACCTGCCGGCCGTCGGTCCCAGGACCATCGAAGTCATGCGTTCCGTCAAGGCGTCGGTGCTGGCGGTCGAGGCCGGCCGGTCCGTGATGCTGGATCGAGAACTGCTGATCAGCAAGGCGGAAGAGGCCGGGATCGCCGTCATCGGCCTCCTCCGCGAAGAGAAGTCGAGCACGGGGACCTGAGTCAGGGATCCGACGGTCTGTCATTCAGGAGACTATGGCCAAACTTCGTGCCGGTGTCATCGGAGTCGGACATCTTGGACGCCACCATGCGCGGCTGTATGCTTCGTTGCCCGACTCGACATTGGTCGGCGTCGTCGATGACGACTGCGAACGGGCTTCTCTCATCGGTCGTCAATACGGCGCACGGGCGTTTGGCGACATGCCGAACCTTTTGGAGCAGGTCGACGTCGTGAGTGTTGCCGTCCCCACATCCGTACACTATTCCGTTGCCAAAGTCTGTCTCGAAGCCGGGAAACATGTGTTAGTGGAGAAGCCGATCGCCGTGCTGCCGATCGAGGCTCAAGAGTTGGTGGAGTTGGCCAGGGTGAATAAATGCACGCTGCAAGTAGGGCATAGCGAGCGGTTCAACCCGATCATGCAGATGATGCGGCCGCACATTCGACGGCCAGTATTGTTCGAGGGGCAGCGGATGGGCGTCTACAGCGAGCGCGGAACAGACGTCGATGTCGTTCTTGATTTGATGATTCACGACCTGGATTTGGTGTTGTCCTGCCATCCCGGTCCGGTAGAAGACGTACGGGCGGCCGGCCTGTCGGTGCGTTCTTCGACGAGCGATGTCGCCAATGCGTACATCCAATTCGAGAGCGGGTGTGTCGCCAGCTTGATCGCGAGTCGAGTCTCCTTGAAGGCAATGCGGCACATGCGCCTGTTCCAACCGGACGGATATGTGTCTATAGATTTCCAATCTCGCCAAGGAGTGATCGGACGCCGATCGGTTGAGCCAGGCCCGAGCCCGATGACGGCCATTGAAGAGTTTCAGGCCGGCGATGACGAGCCGCTGAGATTGCAGCTGGAGTCATTCCTAAAGTCCGTTCGTACGCAATCATGCCCGGTCGTGTCGGGCGAGGATGGGACGGCCGCTCTGGAGGTGGCGCATCGCGTGTTATCCGCCATCAACATGTTCGGGCAGCGCAATTCCTAAGCCCACATTATTTATGAACGCTTCTAACTGCAACCGCCGATACGCCGCTGCAACAAGCCGTCATGCGGCATGCCGACGGGCGGGCTCGCCCCTCGCGACCTCGACGTACTGTTTCAAGTACGCCTTGGTCTCTCGGAGCTCCACGCGCCCGTTTCGCTTGGCGTCTTGGCGGTTTCGTCACGAATCGTCATAAATAATGTGGACTAGGACATCTTCTGTCGGCTGATCATATTGGGTTCCTCGCGACCATGCGCATCAGGCCTCCATCACATCTTATGGTCTTGTAGACCCTCATGGCCCGTATCCTGATCATTTCCGGTGAAGCCTCCGGCGATCTTCACGGAGCCAATCTCGCCAAAGCGCTGAAAGCGCGCGATCCCCTGGTCTCATTGGCAGGAATCGGGGGGCGTGCGATGGAGGCGGCCGGTGTGCGATTGGTGGAAGAAATGGGGCGATTTGACGTTATCGGTATGGTCGGCCCCTTGGCATTGGTGTCGATCATCCGGCGGTTTATCATGATGCGGCGGTTATTCCGATCAAAACAATGGGACACGGTGGTGTTCATCGACCACCCGGGTCTCAATATGCGCTTGGCGTATTTTGCCAAAGCGGCCGGCTTGCGGGTGGTGTACTATATCGCGCCGCAGATTTGGGCGTGGGCACCTTGGCGGATTCGCTGGATCAAACAACGGGTCGATCACGTCCTGGTCATACTTCCTTTTGAGAAGCCTCTCTACGACGAAGCGGGTGTACGATGTACGTTTGTCGGTCATCCCATATTGGATGCGGTCGCAGGGCGCTACGATCGGAAGGAGCTTCGCAGCAGATTCGGTTTCTCCGATGACGAGCGGGTGATTGCCTTGCTGCCGGGAAGCCGGGCCCATGAGGTACAAGTATTGCTGCCGATCCTCCTCGAAGCTGTCGAGAAATTAGCGCGCTGCGAACCCAAAACGAAGTTTATCCTGGCGCAAGCCTCCACCATACACGATAATCTGTTGCAGCCTCTCCTGAAGCAAAGCCCGGTTCCTGTCGTGGTGGTGAAGGAACAGGCCGCCGAAATGATGGCATTGTCGGACCTTGTGTTGGTCGCTTCGGGTACGGCTACGCTGCAAGCGGCTGTCGTCGGGACTCCAATGGTGCTGTTCTATCGAACCACGCCGCTGACATTTTGGTTTGCGAATATCGTGATTCGATTCGTGATACGAGTCAAATGGATCGGGCTCGTCAATCTGGTGGCCGGCCGAACGATCGTCCCAGAGTTGGTCCAGTCCGCTGCGACGGGGCAGCGATTATATGAAGAAGCTCTTCGGCTCCTGGAAGATCGACCGACCTATAATGAGATGAAACGAGATTTAGCAAAGGTTCGGACCGCCTTGGGTGAACCGGGCGCATCAGCCAGAGCGGCAGAGGTGGTGTTGGCGGCATGTCGGGCTTAGAGCGATTCAAGCGGCTGATGGGTTATGTGAGGCCGTACCGTACACGGTTCGTAGGAGCGTTTGTCTGTTCAGGTCTGGTGGCACTGCTCAGCGGGGCCTATGCCTGGCTCGCCCGCCCGGTTTTGGACGATATCTTCATCCAAAAAGATGAACGGATGTTGCAGGTGCTGCCGCTGGCGCTTTTAGGGGTCGCCACGCTTAAGGCGGTGTTCAGCTACGGCGTGGGGTATTTGATGGCCTATGTCGGCAATGGAGTCGTGGCGGACATCCGACAGCAATTGTTCCAGCAGCTTATGCGACTGTCCGTCGGATTTCATGATGCCAATACATCGGGACGCTTGGTCTCGCGGGTCGTGAATGATGTGGGGATGATGGCCAATGCCGCATCGAGCGTCGTCAAAGACATTTTTCAGAACGGGCTTACCTTTCTGGCGATGGTCGGCGTCATCATCTATCAAAACTGGAGGTTGGCGGCGATCTCTCTGGTCGTGATCCCGCTCTCGGCGCTCACGATGGTGCGGGTGGGAAAACGATTGAAGCGATTGGCGACCAGCGGACAGGAGCAAATGGGGGATATGGCTTCAACGCTCCAAGAAACGTTCACCGGTATTCGAGTCGTGAAAGCCTTCGGGCGGGAGGAGGCGGAAGCTGAACGATTCAAGGCACGAAACCGGGCCTTTCTCTTGACCACGTTGAAGTCTAATCAAGTCTGGTCGCTCGGCCACTCGCACATGGAAATCATCGGCGTGATCGGGGTCGCGACCATTATTTGGTATGGAGGCTATCTGGTCATCCATGAAGAGATGACGCCCGGCGCCTTTTTCTCCTTCATGGCGGCGATGTTTATGGCGTACACCCCGATCAAAAAACTATCGGGTGCCAATAATTTGATTCAACAAGCGCTGGCCGCAGCCGAGCGGGTCTTCGACGTGTTGGACATGGAGACCGAACAGTCTCGGAACCGCGGGACGATCCCGCTGGCGGGAATCAATCGGGCTATTGAATTCCAGGGTGTCTCCCTGCGGTATGAGAATCAGACGGCTCCGGCTCTGATCGATGTGGATCTCACGATTAAGCCCGGCGAAGTGGTTGCGCTCGTCGGGAGCAGCGGAAGCGGAAAGACCACATTGGTCGGTTTGCTGCCGCGTTTCTATGAGCCGACGTCGGGCGGCATTTACATAGACGGCATCCCCTTGACCTCATACGAGTTACAATCGCTGCGGGCCCATATCGGAATCGTCTCGCAAGAGATCGTGTTGTTCGATGATACCGTCCGAAGCAACATCGCGTTCGGGAGGACCGGTGCCGGCCAGGCCGACGTCGAGCAAGCGGCGAAATTGGCCTATGCCCATGACTTTATTCTCCGCCTTCCTGAAGGATACGATACGATCATCGGGGAACGCGGTCTCAAGCTCTCAGGCGGCGAGCGGCAACGCCTGGCGATCGCCCGGGCTATTCTTCGTGACCCGCCGATTCTGATCCTCGATGAAGCGACATCGGCGCTCGACACCGAATCCGAACGGATCGTACAGTTGGCTTTGGGCAATCTGATGAAGAATCGAACGACCCTGGTGATTGCCCATCGACTGTCGACCATTCAAAACGCGGATCGAATCATCGTTTTGGATCGAGGGGCTATCGTTGAAATGGGCTCTCATGACGAACTGCTTCGACAGGGAGGCGTCTATCACCGCCTGCATGCCATGCAATTTCAGGATGTGACGAGTGTGTGAAGACGTGAGGTGCTGAGTGCTGAGTGCTGAGGGTGGGAACAGCCTGAAGAAACGTGTCGCACAGTGGGTGAAGTGTTTCCTGCTGCCGCCTGTGGCGGCTTCGATCATTCGCGCCGTCGCACGCTCGATGCGTTATGAGACTCGCGGCCATGAAGCGGTTGATGGGTTGTATCGGGAAGGGCGGAACATCATTCTCGCGTTTTGGCATGCTCAGCAGCTGATGATCCCGATCGGCTATCGAGGAGCCGGTGCCCATGTGCTGATCAGCCGGCATGGCGATGGGGAGATCATCGCCCGGATCATCGCCCGGTTCGGCCACGAAGCGGTTCGGGGCTCGAGTACGCGAGGCGGCGCCGGCGCGCTTCGGGCTCTGATCAAGCTGGGACGGTCCGGTCGGGATGTCGTGGTGACACCAGACGGCCCCAAGGGGCCGCGTCACGTCGCAAAGCTCGGCGTGATTCATCTGGCGAAGGCGACAGGTCTTCCCATCGTGCCTCTGGCCTTTGCCTGTTCAAAAAAAAACTCTTTTCGAGCTGGGATCGCTACATGGTCCCGTACCCGTTTTCCAGAGGACTCTTTCTTTACGGGAATCCGCTCTGGGTCTCGCGCGAAGCCGATGGAGCCTCGCTCGAGGCGACTCGCCTGGAGCTGGAGGCCATCCTCAATCGACTGACGGATCAAGCGGAGATCTTCGTGAAGCGTGAAACGTGAGACGTGAAACGCAAGAGGCTCAGAAATGAGGCAAGGCGTCTTACTTCCCACCCCTTACGGTTCACCTCGTTATCATGTGGAAGCTTCTCTATAATATAGGCCTTCTTCTGGCTTCTCCTGTAATCGTGAGCGTTCTCCTGGCCAAGCCGCGTTGCAGGCCGGGATTTTTGCAGCGGATGGGGTTGGAAGAACGTTCATCTGGTTTGTTTAGTTTGTCTCGTTTGTTTGGTATTGTGAACTCACCAGACGAACCAAACCCACCAAACAAACAAAACAAACCAGAAAAACCAGTCATCTGGATCCACGCGGTGTCACTCGGTGAAGTGGCGGCGGCGGCTCCGCTTGTGAAGGCACTACACGAGCGCCATCCGGAGTTTCGCTACATCGTCACGACGGTGACTGAGACCGGACGCGAAGCGGTCGAACAACGTCTAGGGGGCATCGCCGAACATCAATACGCTCCGCTGGATTTTCCCTGGGCCGTGGCCGGTATGGTTCGGCGCATGCGTCCAATGCTCTATGTGTTTGTCGAAACCGAAATATGGCCGAACCTACTGTGGACGTTACGAGAGCAGGATGTGCCCTCTGTGCTGGTGAACGGACGGTTGTCTTCCCGGTCGTTTCGCCGCCAGGACCTGCCCGTGATTCGGTCCTTCTATCGCTCGGTGCTTCAGACGTTGACTCTCTGTCTGACGCAATCCAATAGAGATGGAGACCGTCTGATTGCGTTGGGGGCCGATCCCACGCGGGTTCATGTGACCGGCAATATCAAGTTTGATCAACCGTTGCCGAACGTCCGATCGGATGAGTCGCTTCGCCGAAACTTAGGCATCGATGAGCACGAACAATTGATTCTCGCCGGCAGCACCCATCCCGGAGAAGAGGAATTGTTGGTTTTAGCTTACCGACAGATCGTGAAGACCCATCCCTCAACGGTATTGATGTTGGCGCCGCGCCATATCGAGCGGGCGGAACGAGTCGAAGCGATGCTTCGAGAAGCAGGACTTGTCGTCCAGCGGAGGAGTCGGATTCGAGAGAAGCCATCCGGCCCGCGCGTGGTCATTTTGGATACGAGAGGAGAGCTGTCTCGCGTGTATCGAGAAGCTGCGGTGGCTTTCGTCGGCGGGACACTGGTGCCAGTGGGTGGGCACAATTTGTTGGAACCGGCTGTGTGGGGCACACCCGTCATGTTTGGGCCCCATACGGACCATTGTGCCGAGGTCGCGACGCTCTTATCCGAGGCCGGAGGAGGTCGCCGTGTAAGGGGCGTGGAGGACCTTGTTGCCTCTCTTGAAGAATGGTTAGGTCAGCCTGAAACTCGATATCGGGTGGGGCAGGCTGCAAGACAGGCGGTGCTGGACAATCAAGGCGCGCTTACACGGAGCCTGGAGCTCATTGAAACGTGCCTCCGTGCAGCCCCTTCGTATTCTCATTCAAATGTGACGACAGGGCCGGGGCCTCTTATGGCAAAACCCTAACATGGCGTTCTTGCATCCTGGACAGCCGGTCCGTAAAGGGCTTTACTGGGTTGCCTGGTTATACGGCTTCATCATCCGATTTCGGCTGTGGTGCTATCGAAAAGGTTGGTTGACGACGACACGGTTGCCTTGTCGTGTGGTGAGCGTGGGCAATCTTACGGTCGGAGGCACGGGAAAAACTCCCATCACCATTCTCCTGACGGAATGGTTGTCGGCCAAAGGGCGGAAGGTGGCGATCTTGAGCCGGGGGTACAAACGGATGAGCAAGGCGCCCCGTCTTCTCGTGTCCGACGGATCACGAACGTTGGTGAGTCCGTCGGAGGCCGGGGACGAGCCGTTTCTCATGGCTCAACGTTGCCCACAGGCGATTGTCGCGGTAGGAGCCGATCGAGTTGCGTTAGGGCAATGGGTGTTGGAACGGTATCCCGTCGACTGCATCGTTTTGGATGACGGCTTTCAACATCGGTCGCTTCATCGTGATGTCGATCTTGTGCTGCTGGACGCCACCGATGCCGCAGGACTTGACGCGCTCTTTCCGGCGGGAAGACTGCGGGAACCCTTACAGGAACTGAATCGAGCGAGTGCGGTCATGATTACCCGTGCCGATTCGCGTCAGGATGTGGAGGAGATCTATGGCCGATTGCGAGCGATCGGCAGTCCATATGAAGAGGCCATTGAGGTTGTGTTTCGACCACAGTCCGTTCTGTCGATCGTTTCGGGTGAGCCACACTCGGTTGAATGGTGCAGAAGAAAAAAGGCATGGTTGGTCAGCGGCATTGGAAATAGCCGATCATTCCGTCGATCAGCCGAAACGACGGGGGTTGAGATTCTCGGTGAGACCGCCTTTGAAGACCATCATGGTTATGACCATGGTGATATTGAGAAGATTCGCGCCGCTCTACAAGCCACCGGGTGCGAGATCGTTCTGACGACCGAGAAGGACGGAGGGAAGCTGCTCCCCTTGCTCATGCCGAGCGACTCCTGGTGGATGCTTCGTCTTGGGACGGACGTCGTGCGCGGAAAAGAGCGGCTGTGGAGTCTGGTTTTGGGAAGGTGAGAGAAGGCAGCAGGAGCGGGACAGGCGAGACAAGCGGGAGTCGCGAGAGGAGCGTCCCGCATTTCTCGCTTGTCTCGCGAGTCGCGCGACGTGTGGAGATCTATGCGTAGAGGTTTGCCTCGAAAAATTTTGGTGCGGGCGCCGAATTGGATCGGTGATGCCGTCATGTGCGAGCCGGCTGTCCAGGGGCTTCGGTCTCTGTTCCCCGAGGCGGAGTTGGCGATGCTCGCCAAACCCGCGGTCGCGGAACTATTCCTTTCCCAGCCGGGGCTTCATAGCGTGCTGGTGTACGATGACAAGAAGGCTCATGCGGGGATTTCAGGAAAGTGGTCGCTGGGCGGTATGTTGCGACGGCACCGCTTCGATTTGGCGGTACTGTTTCAGAACGCGTTCGAAGCCGCATTTCTTACGTGGCTCGCCGGGATCCCAAGGCGATATGGGTATGCCACGGACGGAAGGGTCTTCTTTTTGACCGAACCGGTCGCTGTTCCCAACGGCTCGGTGCCGGTGCATCAAGTCGAGTACTATTGGAACTTATTAAAACCATTGGGACTGGCCGGTGGAGCTCCTCTCCCTACGCTGTTCGTTTCGGCAGACGAGAAACGAACGGTCGACGTACGGCTCGCTTCAGCCGGTATCAGTCCGTCGGATCTTATTATCGGTATCAACCCCGGATCGACCTACGGCAGCGCCAAACGTTGGTCACCCGACCGATTCGCCGAAGTCGCGAAGCGACTTGTGCGGCGATTGGAACAGGCTGAGAGCGCGCATGTCGCAGTGGTCATTCTGGGAGCGAAGGGAGAAGAATCGCTGGGAAAAGACATTGCGGCTCGGGTCGGCGGACGGTCGGTTGTCTTATCCGGCGCGACAACCATTCGGGAACTCATGGCGGTGGTGAAGCGTTGTCGCGTGCTGATGACGAACGATACTGGACCGATGCATATTGCGGCGGCTTTCGGTGTGCCGGTTGTTGCGGTGTTCGGCCCCACGGACTGGCGCACCACCGCTCCCTACGGGCAAGCACGGTCGATTGTGCGGGAAGCCGTAGATTGTGCACCTTGCCTCCTCAGGGAATGCCCGATCGATCACCGTTGCATGACTCGCATCCCGGTCGACCGGGTGTATGAAGCGGCCGTGGAGCAAATAGAACGTTCATCTGGTTCGTCTGGTGAAAAGAGAGCGGATACCAATGAGAACAACAAGAGAAACCAAACAAACAAGACAAACCAAACAAACCAGACAGACCAGAACATTCTTTCCGGCTACACCATCTTTCTCGATCGAGATGGAACGCTCAACCCAGATCCCGGCTACATCAACTCACCCGATCAGTATGAATTGTTTCCCGGGGTGCCTGAAGCGCTCGCCAGACTGAAGCGGGCCGGTGCCCGATTGATCGTGGTCACCAACCAATCAGGAATCGCGCGAGGATTTTTGACGCCTGAGGACCTCGCTGCCGTGCATATGAAACTCACGCGTCTCCTCGAGGCTGCAGGTGTGTCACTTGACTCCATCTATTTCTGCCCTCACCATCCTGACGACGGTTGCGACTGTCGAAAGCCGAACCGTGGGATGATCGACCAAGCGGTGCGGGAATGGGGAATGAATCCCGGTCGATCCTATCTGATCGGCGACCACATCCGCGATATCGAGTTGGCGAAGAGAATTGGGGCGCGGAGTGTTTTGGTAACGACAGGAGTCGTTTCCACGCAGGAGGCGGAAAGTCTGAAAGCCTCGGAGCCGGCTCCGGATTGGATCGCGTCCTCGCTGGAGGAGGCCGCCGACTGGCTGTTGGCCGATGCAAGCAAGTTGTCCGTACAGATCCGCGAACGTCAGCCCGCATTATTCATGCCGGTTCGTAACGAAATCGCGCAGTCGCGTGGCGAGACGGGCATGCGGAGTCCCGAGGAACCGAGGCATACTTGAAACAGTATGTCGAGGTTGCGAGGGGCGAGCCTGCCCACCGAAGTCGCAGCAGCGAATCCGCGATTGCAGCAGAAGCGTTCATGAATAATGGGGCTAATTCGCACGGCCGTGACGGATCGTGGAGACGGAGGAGCCACGGTCGGCCCTTGTGTCGGCTGGAAAGCCGGGGTAAGTTGTGAGCGGAGAATGTGATGCCTATAGGAGTCGGCTGTGTTCCATAGAGGAGAAAAGATGACAGTGAGCCGGCAAATGAACGTTTGTTCCATTCCTTGTAACCTTTGTGGCGGTGCCGAGGTGTCGATTCTTTCGAACAGAAGCCGAAGCGGGAAGCCTCTACGGACCGTCATTTGTCAGGCCTGCGGGCTCGTGTGGTCGGACCCACGCCCTCATGAAGCCAGGCAGTTTTATGAGGAGGAATATCGCCTCTCCTATAAACGCGCCTATAGCCCGAAGCCGAAGCATATTCTCCGTGCGGGCCATGTGGCCTTATCGCGATTCGAAAAGATCGAGCAGTTGTTGTCGAGCCGGAAAGCCGTCCTGGATGTCGGCACAGGCGGAGGAGAATTCGCCTATCTGCTCCAATCGTTGGGACATCGTGTGAAGGGGATTGAGCCGAATAGAGGATATGCCGACTATTCCATACGCGAATATGGGCTCACGGTTCAGGTCGGGTTCGTGCAAGATGCGGCGTTTGTACCGGACTCATTCGACACGGTGACGATCTG from Nitrospira sp. includes the following:
- a CDS encoding 3-hydroxyacyl-[acyl-carrier-protein] dehydratase, FabZ form — encoded protein: MASVEQAEIQALLPHRYPFLLVDRIKEFEPHKKIVGFKNVTVNEPFFQGHFPGRPVMPGVLIIEAMAQAGGVLVFKSGGSVGKTVMYLTGIDEAKFRRPVVPGDQLRFEIEVLKKRPPFWKMQGKAYVDNEVVCEAVVTAMVMEEKAGQ
- a CDS encoding acyl-[acyl-carrier-protein]--UDP-N-acetylglucosamine O-acyltransferase codes for the protein MGACVKIHPTAIVHPKASLDGDVEIGPFCVIGEHVAIGKGSRLLSHVTIDGWTEIGERNEMHPFASIGGPPQHLGYKGEPTKVIIGHDNTIREYVTINRGTVQGGGVTSLGSKGILMAYVHVAHDCRLGDHIIMANAASLAGHITIGDHAVIGGLTGILQFVRIGDYVMVGGCCAIGQDIPPFTFAAGGYRAHLYGLNSVGLQRHGFSADRIALLKKAFDLLFRSGHRTAEAIRLAKKEFKGQADVAKILTFMEGTKRGISRAVSLDLEREFDQQM
- a CDS encoding UDP-2,3-diacylglucosamine pyrophosphatase yields the protein MSAAMHLTMPIPDGRIGVIAGNGRFPIIFADNARKMGLQVFAVAHEGETEPELEQHVDRIHWVKIGQLNKLINAFKSDGVRKVVMLGGIKKTHVYSHARPDFRVLALATKLVLWKDDDILRALAAELEKDGITICESTFGLEGILVEEGTLTSRRPTKKEWVDIRYGWDVAKETGRLDIGQCVVIKDRVVVAVEAVEGTDEAIKRGGELAKDGAVVVKRCKPQQDLRFDLPAVGPRTIEVMRSVKASVLAVEAGRSVMLDRELLISKAEEAGIAVIGLLREEKSSTGT
- a CDS encoding Oxidoreductase, Gfo/Idh/MocA family produces the protein MAKLRAGVIGVGHLGRHHARLYASLPDSTLVGVVDDDCERASLIGRQYGARAFGDMPNLLEQVDVVSVAVPTSVHYSVAKVCLEAGKHVLVEKPIAVLPIEAQELVELARVNKCTLQVGHSERFNPIMQMMRPHIRRPVLFEGQRMGVYSERGTDVDVVLDLMIHDLDLVLSCHPGPVEDVRAAGLSVRSSTSDVANAYIQFESGCVASLIASRVSLKAMRHMRLFQPDGYVSIDFQSRQGVIGRRSVEPGPSPMTAIEEFQAGDDEPLRLQLESFLKSVRTQSCPVVSGEDGTAALEVAHRVLSAINMFGQRNS
- a CDS encoding lipid-A-disaccharide synthase, which translates into the protein MARILIISGEASGDLHGANLAKALKARDPLVSLAGIGGRAMEAAGVRLVEEMGRFDVIGMVGPLALVSIIRRFIMMRRLFRSKQWDTVVFIDHPGLNMRLAYFAKAAGLRVVYYIAPQIWAWAPWRIRWIKQRVDHVLVILPFEKPLYDEAGVRCTFVGHPILDAVAGRYDRKELRSRFGFSDDERVIALLPGSRAHEVQVLLPILLEAVEKLARCEPKTKFILAQASTIHDNLLQPLLKQSPVPVVVVKEQAAEMMALSDLVLVASGTATLQAAVVGTPMVLFYRTTPLTFWFANIVIRFVIRVKWIGLVNLVAGRTIVPELVQSAATGQRLYEEALRLLEDRPTYNEMKRDLAKVRTALGEPGASARAAEVVLAACRA
- a CDS encoding Lipid A export permease/ATP-binding protein MsbA, with the protein product MSGLERFKRLMGYVRPYRTRFVGAFVCSGLVALLSGAYAWLARPVLDDIFIQKDERMLQVLPLALLGVATLKAVFSYGVGYLMAYVGNGVVADIRQQLFQQLMRLSVGFHDANTSGRLVSRVVNDVGMMANAASSVVKDIFQNGLTFLAMVGVIIYQNWRLAAISLVVIPLSALTMVRVGKRLKRLATSGQEQMGDMASTLQETFTGIRVVKAFGREEAEAERFKARNRAFLLTTLKSNQVWSLGHSHMEIIGVIGVATIIWYGGYLVIHEEMTPGAFFSFMAAMFMAYTPIKKLSGANNLIQQALAAAERVFDVLDMETEQSRNRGTIPLAGINRAIEFQGVSLRYENQTAPALIDVDLTIKPGEVVALVGSSGSGKTTLVGLLPRFYEPTSGGIYIDGIPLTSYELQSLRAHIGIVSQEIVLFDDTVRSNIAFGRTGAGQADVEQAAKLAYAHDFILRLPEGYDTIIGERGLKLSGGERQRLAIARAILRDPPILILDEATSALDTESERIVQLALGNLMKNRTTLVIAHRLSTIQNADRIIVLDRGAIVEMGSHDELLRQGGVYHRLHAMQFQDVTSV
- a CDS encoding 3-deoxy-D-manno-octulosonic acid transferase, with amino-acid sequence MWKLLYNIGLLLASPVIVSVLLAKPRCRPGFLQRMGLEERSSGLFSLSRLFGIVNSPDEPNPPNKQNKPEKPVIWIHAVSLGEVAAAAPLVKALHERHPEFRYIVTTVTETGREAVEQRLGGIAEHQYAPLDFPWAVAGMVRRMRPMLYVFVETEIWPNLLWTLREQDVPSVLVNGRLSSRSFRRQDLPVIRSFYRSVLQTLTLCLTQSNRDGDRLIALGADPTRVHVTGNIKFDQPLPNVRSDESLRRNLGIDEHEQLILAGSTHPGEEELLVLAYRQIVKTHPSTVLMLAPRHIERAERVEAMLREAGLVVQRRSRIREKPSGPRVVILDTRGELSRVYREAAVAFVGGTLVPVGGHNLLEPAVWGTPVMFGPHTDHCAEVATLLSEAGGGRRVRGVEDLVASLEEWLGQPETRYRVGQAARQAVLDNQGALTRSLELIETCLRAAPSYSHSNVTTGPGPLMAKP